AAACAAGGAAACATATTTCTTGTCAATGTTGAATACATGTGGATTCCATCTATGTGCGAGAGGTGTGGAAATCTTGGCCACAAAGCGAAGCGGTGTCTTTTGACTTCtaacaaacaaaagaagatAGTTGTGATATTCCTGTTGTGGATATTGATGTTATCCTACAAAATGGGAATGCATCAACAACACCATCGCCACCTGTCCATCCACAGGTCAATGCTAACCTCGTCACCTCTACTGCAGCATCTGATACTCTTGTGATTCAGAATCAGAATCTAAGCAATGACTTAGATGATCAAGCATTAATTCTCCCCAGCCAGCAACCAGATGTGGTGACTGTTCAAGCCGTTACATCGGGTCCCTCAGATCATTCCAACTTCCAACATGAAACAGAAAACAGTTTGTTTGCAACTTtatcaccttcttcttctcacTCTCAACAAGAGAAGCCTGCTACTCCACCTAGGTCAGTAAGCACTTTATCCACATTAGTAGATTCCCAATCTACTCCCACTGATACACAGATTATGGAACCTTTTCCATCAACCATTATCAACAACGAGGCTTTAGAAACTTCAGTTGTTGGTCCCTTAACCACGCCACCTATCCATTGTGCATTTGAGAGTCCTTCTCATTTTACAGTGCTAGGAGAAGTGGATGAAATTGAAGTTGAGCCTTCAAGCTCATTTAACTTGACAAGAGGTGGGAGGGAATCAAAGCCTCCTATCAAATACCAAAGTTTGGAGTAGAAGACAGTTCGAGGGAGAGGTAAGCATGATCGCCGCAGGCGAGGCTCCCCTCATTAGATATTGTCTTTCATACCATTGATGGTCTATCTTATCTCTTCATTGCCTTTGTTATTTTCACTGGTTTAGGATTAAATATGCTCATGAAGATTGTTTCATGAAAACTTTTCCCGACGATCGGTCTTATCATGTAatcgttttattttaaatttgaaaacttttagtcaaaaaaacaataaccaaatgaTTTAGGTTGATCGTTTAGATGAAGACTCAATATTATCTTATGtttgtatattttttcttaactaGAATAttcaagataaaaataaaataaataatgatgGATCATGGAATGAAACAATCGAATTGAACATAAACCAaggtaaaacaaaaacaatgttTCCTGTTAGATATCTGGAGATCTAAAAATTCCATTTAATACTTCTagtaatctaaactattaaagcaggatccctCTTAGGATTCTGCCCCTGActttttctattaattacaaaacattccataaactttttcaattttttttaatgttttcggAAAATAAAAGGCCAACACATTTGCTACTTACATTTTCGGTTTTAAACTCATTTCGTCGTTTTTAAGCCCATTTCGTACTCATAGATTTTCGGATTCAAATCAAATAAAGAGAAGATCTCCCAACTAGAGGAACACGCAGAGAATATATTATGTTTGACATGGTAACTGAATTTTCCAAAAactaatcttaaaatatatagcTATTCGATTTTAAAGAGAAGATCCCCCAACTTTCTCTCCAAGTT
The window above is part of the Brassica napus cultivar Da-Ae chromosome C8, Da-Ae, whole genome shotgun sequence genome. Proteins encoded here:
- the LOC106433985 gene encoding uncharacterized protein LOC106433985 — protein: MGDAKVLVEMELDRDFPKIIALDDKQGNIFLVNVEYMWIPSMCESCDIPVVDIDVILQNGNASTTPSPPVHPQVNANLVTSTAASDTLVIQNQNLSNDLDDQALILPSQQPDVVTVQAVTSGPSDHSNFQHETENSLFATLSPSSSHSQQEKPATPPRSVSTLSTLVDSQSTPTDTQIMEPFPSTIINNEALETSVVGPLTTPPIHCAFESPSHFTVLGEVDEIEVEPSSSFNLTRGGRESKPPIKYQSLE